A stretch of the Synechocystis sp. PCC 7338 genome encodes the following:
- a CDS encoding endonuclease MutS2, translating into MSDSINLTIAEETLALLEWPRLCQHLSTFTQTPLGAIAARYLLPPDQWEESQALLAQTQAVELIENSPENNWHFKGIADITEPLARVERGGLTTGLELLAIAGTLAGVRRLRRVIEERDDLAILQTLVAEVRTLPELEQAIHHCLGEDGKVAERASPTLGEIRQKLKALREQIQQKLQKIIQRQGNALQEAVITQRGDRFVLPIKAGYKEQMPGIVHDSSASGNTLYVEPQAIVELGNKLRQTRRQEQTEEERILRQLSDQVLEVLPDLEHLLAIATRLDLATARVRYSFWLGAHPPQWLTPGDEKPITLRQLRHPLLHWQAEKEGGAAVVPITLTIDSRIRVIAITGPNTGGKTVTLKTLGLVALMAKVGLYIPAKEPVEMPWFTQILADIGDEQSLQQNLSTFSGHICRIIRILQALPSGVQDGLDPEIDIPNHPIFPSLVLLDEVGAGTDPTEGSALAIALLRHLADQPCLTVATTHYGELKALKYQDARFENASVEFDDQSLSPTYRLLWGIPGRSNALAIAQRLGLPLAVVEQAKERLGGFSEDINQVIAGLENQRREQEQKAANAQKLLQETEIFYEQVSQKAANLQARERELKSHQDQEVQQAIAAAKEEIAKVIRQLQRGKPSAQKAQRATEALGEIQAEQKAMVAIKPLGYQPTVGERIRIPSFGQTAEVIQVNGTAQTVNVTLGLMKMTVPMADIESLDGKKVEPPPKPESTPKKVKAEPQATESKSPPVVVRTEKNTLDCRGDRLERAESRVEKALNQALDSGVLWIIHGKGTGKLRQGVQEYLSHHPLVKSYALAPQNDGGAGVTIAYLR; encoded by the coding sequence GTGAGTGATTCCATCAATTTAACCATTGCGGAGGAGACCTTAGCCCTGTTGGAATGGCCGAGACTCTGTCAGCATTTGTCCACCTTTACCCAAACTCCCCTAGGGGCGATCGCCGCCCGCTATTTGTTGCCTCCCGACCAATGGGAGGAAAGTCAGGCCTTGCTGGCCCAGACCCAGGCGGTAGAGCTAATTGAAAATTCGCCGGAAAATAATTGGCATTTCAAAGGTATTGCCGACATTACCGAACCGTTGGCTCGGGTGGAACGGGGAGGCTTGACCACAGGGCTGGAACTGTTGGCGATCGCCGGCACCTTGGCCGGGGTGAGAAGATTGCGGCGGGTCATTGAAGAACGGGATGACCTGGCAATTCTGCAAACCTTGGTGGCGGAAGTAAGAACCCTGCCGGAGTTGGAACAGGCCATCCACCATTGCCTGGGGGAAGATGGCAAAGTGGCGGAGCGGGCCAGCCCTACATTAGGGGAAATTCGCCAAAAATTAAAGGCTCTACGGGAGCAAATTCAGCAAAAACTGCAAAAAATTATCCAGCGCCAAGGCAATGCCCTGCAAGAAGCGGTAATTACCCAACGGGGGGACAGGTTTGTTTTGCCCATCAAAGCGGGTTACAAAGAACAAATGCCCGGCATTGTCCACGACAGTTCCGCCAGCGGTAACACCCTGTATGTGGAACCCCAAGCCATTGTGGAATTGGGCAATAAACTCCGCCAGACCCGTCGCCAGGAGCAAACGGAAGAAGAACGGATTCTGCGGCAACTCAGTGATCAAGTGCTAGAAGTGTTGCCGGATTTGGAACATCTGTTGGCGATCGCCACCCGCTTAGATTTAGCCACAGCCCGAGTTCGTTATAGCTTCTGGTTGGGGGCCCATCCTCCCCAATGGTTGACCCCAGGGGATGAAAAGCCGATTACGTTGCGCCAGTTGCGCCATCCCCTCCTCCATTGGCAAGCAGAAAAAGAAGGGGGAGCCGCTGTGGTCCCCATCACGTTAACCATTGATTCCCGAATTCGGGTCATTGCCATTACCGGACCCAATACGGGGGGCAAAACCGTTACCCTCAAGACTCTGGGTTTGGTGGCCTTGATGGCCAAAGTGGGGTTATATATTCCCGCTAAGGAACCGGTGGAAATGCCCTGGTTTACCCAGATATTGGCAGACATTGGCGATGAACAGTCTTTACAACAAAATCTTTCCACCTTTTCAGGGCATATTTGCCGCATTATCCGCATTTTGCAGGCTTTGCCCTCCGGAGTTCAGGATGGATTGGATCCGGAAATTGACATTCCCAACCATCCAATCTTTCCATCTTTGGTATTGCTGGACGAAGTGGGGGCCGGCACCGATCCCACCGAAGGTAGTGCCCTGGCGATCGCCCTGTTGCGTCACCTGGCGGACCAGCCCTGTTTAACGGTGGCCACCACCCATTACGGGGAACTGAAAGCGCTGAAATATCAAGACGCCCGGTTTGAAAATGCGTCGGTGGAATTTGACGACCAAAGTCTCAGCCCCACCTACCGTTTGCTTTGGGGCATTCCCGGCCGTTCCAACGCCCTGGCGATCGCCCAACGTTTAGGCCTGCCTCTGGCCGTAGTTGAACAGGCCAAGGAAAGACTAGGGGGCTTTTCCGAAGACATTAACCAGGTCATTGCGGGGTTGGAAAATCAGCGACGGGAACAGGAGCAAAAGGCGGCCAATGCTCAAAAATTACTTCAAGAAACGGAAATTTTTTATGAACAGGTTTCCCAAAAAGCGGCTAATTTGCAGGCGAGGGAAAGGGAATTAAAATCCCACCAAGACCAGGAAGTGCAACAGGCGATCGCCGCCGCCAAAGAAGAAATTGCTAAAGTTATTCGCCAACTGCAACGGGGTAAACCCAGTGCCCAGAAAGCCCAACGAGCTACGGAAGCCCTGGGCGAAATCCAAGCTGAGCAAAAGGCCATGGTGGCCATTAAACCACTGGGTTATCAGCCCACGGTGGGGGAAAGAATTCGTATTCCCAGCTTTGGCCAAACCGCCGAAGTGATCCAGGTCAATGGCACGGCCCAAACCGTTAACGTCACCCTGGGTTTGATGAAAATGACTGTGCCCATGGCAGACATTGAATCCCTCGACGGCAAAAAGGTGGAGCCCCCCCCAAAACCGGAATCGACACCGAAAAAAGTGAAAGCTGAGCCCCAAGCAACGGAATCCAAATCCCCCCCTGTGGTGGTGCGTACAGAAAAAAATACCCTGGATTGCCGTGGCGATCGCCTGGAACGGGCCGAATCCCGAGTGGAAAAGGCCCTAAACCAAGCCTTGGATTCGGGAGTGTTGTGGATTATCCATGGCAAAGGCACCGGCAAATTACGCCAAGGGGTGCAGGAATACTTGTCCCACCATCCCCTGGTGAAAAGTTACGCCCTAGCGCCCCAAAATGACGGGGGAGCCGGGGTAACCATTGCTTATTTGCGGTAA
- a CDS encoding ABC transporter permease, with amino-acid sequence MPPLPPAVGLICKRLAIAVITLLGISLVIFSLLALAPGNPLGELATNPSISQEVRDNLRRSLGLDQPLPIRYLKWLWSLLQGDLGYSFTSRSPVMELIGQRLPTTLWLMGTAYLISLAIAIPLGVTAAIYRGRWWEPLISGISLMGFSLPTFLTGLLFILIFSVQLGWLPFIYDSTLAVNSMASLGEQIRQLLMPVAVLVFYQSAVILRFVRSAVLEELPQNYIRTAYAKGLGTWGMLKNHLLKNASLPLITLIALDVPTIFTGALVTEQVFRVPGIGALLIESIYRSDTPVVMAVTFLYAVLIVFFSSLADLIYQLVDPRIRW; translated from the coding sequence ATGCCCCCTTTGCCCCCCGCCGTTGGCCTCATCTGCAAACGTTTGGCGATCGCCGTTATCACTCTGCTGGGCATTAGTTTAGTAATTTTCAGTTTGCTAGCCCTTGCTCCGGGCAATCCGTTAGGGGAATTAGCCACCAATCCTTCTATTTCCCAGGAGGTGCGGGACAACTTACGCCGTAGTTTGGGTTTAGACCAACCGTTGCCCATCCGTTATTTAAAATGGCTCTGGAGTCTTTTGCAGGGGGATTTGGGCTATTCCTTCACCAGCCGTAGTCCCGTCATGGAGTTAATTGGCCAACGACTCCCCACTACCCTCTGGTTAATGGGCACTGCCTACCTGATCAGCTTGGCGATCGCCATTCCTTTGGGAGTAACGGCGGCAATTTATCGGGGGCGCTGGTGGGAACCCCTGATCAGCGGTATTAGTTTGATGGGCTTTTCCCTACCCACTTTTTTGACGGGGCTATTATTTATCCTCATTTTTAGTGTGCAACTGGGGTGGCTTCCCTTCATCTACGACAGTACCCTGGCAGTGAATAGCATGGCCAGCTTGGGGGAACAAATCCGTCAGTTGTTGATGCCGGTGGCAGTGTTAGTTTTTTATCAGTCGGCGGTAATTCTCCGGTTTGTGCGCTCCGCCGTGTTGGAAGAATTACCCCAAAACTACATTCGCACCGCCTACGCCAAGGGGTTAGGTACCTGGGGAATGCTCAAAAATCACCTTTTGAAAAACGCGTCTTTACCCCTGATCACCCTCATTGCCTTGGATGTTCCCACCATTTTTACCGGAGCCCTAGTAACGGAGCAGGTTTTCCGAGTACCCGGCATTGGGGCGTTGCTCATCGAATCCATTTACCGCAGTGACACCCCAGTGGTGATGGCAGTAACCTTTCTGTATGCGGTTTTGATTGTCTTTTTCAGTAGCCTGGCGGATTTAATTTACCAATTGGTGGATCCCCGCATTCGTTGGTGA
- a CDS encoding AarF/ABC1/UbiB kinase family protein: protein MSALSTKLEPTASYSESLPPKRRSSLEAEGRYRWNRGNYSITRRRIDIWGFVLTLLYQFWLNGKKWSYAGGYTEEKLQQRRRRQAKWIRENLLSLGPTFIKVGQLFSTRSDLFPAEYVEELSKLQDEVPAFSYEQAASIIEGELGKPIAKLYRSFDPVPLAAASLGQVHKAQLHTGEDVVVKVQRPGLKKLFTIDLAILKKIAQYFQNHPKWGRGRDWNGIYEECCKILWQETDYLREGRSADTFRRNFRGEDWVKVPRVYWRYTSTQILTLEYLPGIKISHYDALEAAGLERKELAQLGARAYLFQLLNHGFFHADPHPGNLAVSPEAGALIFYDFGMMGEITPDTKNKLMDTLFGVAEKNAERIVNSIVALGALKETEDMGPIRRSVQFLLDNFMDKPFEEQSITKISDDLYEIAYDQPFRFPATFTFVMRAFSTLEGVGKGLDPDFNFMAVAQPFALQIMNNSNGFNPAGNIMDELGRQAVQVGNSALGLPRRIEDSLDRLDRGDIRVRVRSTETDRLLRRMGTMQMGTNYVLFTCALVLSATLLFVNDYFVAAGVVLLISLVPAFALWRLLKRLERQDRMF from the coding sequence GTGTCTGCCCTATCCACTAAGCTTGAGCCCACAGCATCCTATTCTGAATCCCTGCCCCCCAAAAGGCGATCGTCCCTAGAAGCGGAGGGTCGGTATCGTTGGAATCGGGGTAACTATTCCATCACCCGGCGGCGCATTGACATTTGGGGCTTTGTACTGACTTTGCTGTACCAATTTTGGTTAAATGGCAAAAAATGGAGCTATGCTGGGGGCTACACAGAAGAAAAACTCCAGCAACGGCGGCGGCGTCAGGCCAAATGGATTCGGGAAAATCTCCTCAGCCTTGGCCCCACCTTCATCAAAGTAGGCCAGCTATTTTCCACCCGTTCCGACCTATTTCCAGCGGAATATGTAGAGGAATTGTCCAAACTACAGGATGAAGTGCCTGCTTTTAGCTACGAACAGGCCGCCAGCATTATCGAAGGGGAATTAGGTAAACCGATCGCCAAACTGTATCGGAGTTTTGACCCGGTGCCCCTGGCGGCGGCCAGTTTAGGACAGGTGCATAAAGCCCAGTTGCATACGGGCGAAGATGTGGTGGTGAAAGTGCAACGGCCAGGGTTGAAAAAACTATTTACCATTGACCTGGCTATCCTGAAAAAAATTGCCCAATATTTCCAAAATCATCCCAAATGGGGCCGGGGGCGAGATTGGAACGGCATTTACGAAGAATGTTGCAAAATTCTCTGGCAGGAAACGGATTATCTCCGGGAAGGGCGCAGTGCGGATACCTTTCGGCGTAATTTCCGGGGGGAAGATTGGGTTAAGGTGCCCAGGGTCTATTGGCGCTACACTTCTACCCAAATTTTGACGTTGGAATATTTGCCCGGTATTAAAATTAGTCATTACGATGCCCTGGAAGCGGCGGGCTTAGAACGAAAAGAGTTGGCCCAACTGGGGGCTCGGGCTTACCTCTTCCAATTGTTAAACCATGGCTTTTTCCACGCCGATCCCCACCCTGGCAATTTGGCTGTTAGCCCAGAAGCGGGAGCCTTAATTTTCTATGACTTTGGCATGATGGGGGAAATCACCCCGGATACGAAAAATAAACTCATGGATACCTTGTTTGGGGTGGCAGAAAAAAATGCTGAGCGCATTGTCAATTCCATCGTCGCCCTGGGGGCCCTGAAGGAAACAGAAGACATGGGACCCATCCGGCGATCAGTGCAATTTTTGTTGGACAACTTCATGGATAAACCATTTGAAGAACAGTCCATTACTAAAATTAGTGACGATCTTTACGAAATCGCCTACGATCAACCTTTCCGTTTTCCGGCAACTTTCACCTTTGTGATGCGGGCTTTTTCGACCCTGGAGGGGGTGGGAAAAGGGTTAGATCCGGATTTCAATTTCATGGCCGTGGCCCAACCCTTCGCTTTACAAATTATGAACAATTCCAATGGTTTTAACCCCGCCGGTAACATCATGGATGAACTGGGTCGCCAGGCTGTTCAAGTGGGTAATAGTGCCCTGGGGTTACCCCGCCGCATTGAAGACAGCCTTGATCGCCTAGACCGGGGAGATATCCGAGTCCGGGTTAGATCAACGGAAACTGATCGTCTCCTGCGACGAATGGGTACTATGCAAATGGGCACCAACTATGTTTTATTTACCTGTGCTTTGGTGCTGTCGGCCACGCTATTGTTTGTAAATGATTATTTTGTGGCGGCGGGGGTTGTGTTATTAATATCATTGGTGCCAGCCTTTGCCCTCTGGCGATTATTAAAACGCCTGGAAAGACAAGACCGGATGTTTTAA
- a CDS encoding DUF6825 family protein, protein MQNQVLQAFFLGRAFAEVLSEKVEDGVTNALSELGKFDAEQRENLRQFIAEVQSRAANDVTQEGAAIATVDGPVTADELQETLDKLRAEIASLKSELKTYRDNQG, encoded by the coding sequence ATGCAAAACCAAGTCCTCCAGGCCTTTTTTCTCGGCCGTGCCTTTGCCGAAGTCCTCAGCGAAAAGGTAGAAGACGGCGTCACCAATGCCCTGAGCGAGTTGGGCAAGTTCGATGCGGAACAACGGGAAAACCTCCGACAGTTCATTGCCGAAGTACAATCCCGCGCGGCCAATGATGTCACCCAGGAAGGGGCGGCGATCGCCACGGTGGATGGACCCGTAACCGCCGACGAGTTGCAAGAAACATTGGATAAACTGCGGGCGGAAATTGCCAGCTTGAAATCTGAGTTGAAAACCTACCGGGATAACCAAGGTTAA
- a CDS encoding exopolysaccharide biosynthesis protein, translating into MARLSQELQDYFFKEDRGPTVNLAQVLAIAKEKIFGIVLVILSLPSALPIPAPGYSTPFGVLIFLVAIQLIAGRQQLWLPLSWQSKTIKTSKAQGIVKAGVPWLKRLEAIAHPRLPFVCQSRVGRVLMGITIGSMAISMMIPIPGTNTLPAMSIFITGFGLQEDDGLITGAGMIFSVLIGVLMVSVIYVFFNGGITIIDILKDWLKVQFGGA; encoded by the coding sequence ATGGCCCGTTTGTCCCAGGAATTGCAGGATTACTTTTTTAAGGAAGACCGTGGCCCAACGGTTAACCTGGCCCAGGTTTTGGCGATCGCCAAGGAGAAAATTTTTGGCATTGTCTTGGTTATTCTTTCCCTACCTTCCGCTTTACCAATTCCCGCTCCCGGTTATTCCACCCCCTTTGGGGTACTAATTTTTCTGGTGGCAATCCAACTCATAGCCGGCCGTCAGCAGTTATGGTTACCCCTGTCCTGGCAAAGTAAAACCATTAAAACCAGCAAAGCCCAAGGGATCGTCAAAGCCGGTGTGCCCTGGTTAAAAAGATTAGAGGCGATCGCCCATCCCCGTTTACCCTTTGTTTGCCAAAGTCGAGTGGGTCGAGTGCTCATGGGCATTACCATTGGCTCCATGGCCATTTCCATGATGATTCCCATTCCGGGTACCAATACCCTGCCAGCTATGAGCATTTTTATTACTGGTTTTGGCCTGCAGGAGGACGACGGTTTAATCACTGGAGCCGGAATGATCTTTTCTGTTCTGATTGGGGTATTAATGGTATCCGTGATTTATGTTTTCTTCAATGGCGGCATCACCATCATTGACATTCTCAAAGATTGGCTCAAAGTGCAGTTTGGTGGGGCATAA
- a CDS encoding D-alanine--D-alanine ligase family protein — MRVGLLFGGCSGEHEVSIKSAQAIAKALASGDNQTKYQVTLFYIQKNGVWLEPEVSQQVLDQGISSGGQPVTSEQRWQFPPEAAQMEVWFPILHGPNGEDGTVQGLFSLMQVPYVGSGVLGSCVGMDKLAMKMVFEQAGLPQVNYMGVERGEIWSNPCVFPALCDKIEAQVGYPCFVKPANLGSSVGIAKVRNRSELEVALDNAASYDRRIIVEAGLMDIREVECAVLGNDNPQASVVGEITYDSDFYDYETKYTDGRSQMHIPADLPAEVVSKIQTMAIQAFKAIDAAGLGRLDFFYQPATGHIVINEINTLPGFTAFSMYPELWRASGVEFPSLVDRLLQLAVAYHGQPSQ; from the coding sequence ATGCGTGTGGGGCTGTTATTTGGTGGGTGTTCTGGGGAGCATGAAGTCTCGATCAAATCCGCCCAGGCGATCGCCAAAGCCCTGGCCAGCGGTGATAACCAAACAAAATACCAAGTAACCCTTTTTTACATTCAAAAAAATGGTGTTTGGCTGGAGCCAGAAGTCTCTCAACAGGTCTTGGACCAAGGAATCTCCTCAGGGGGACAGCCCGTTACATCCGAACAACGGTGGCAGTTTCCCCCCGAAGCGGCCCAAATGGAAGTGTGGTTCCCAATTTTGCACGGCCCCAACGGCGAAGATGGCACTGTGCAGGGTCTATTTAGTTTGATGCAAGTGCCCTATGTGGGTAGTGGGGTGTTGGGTTCCTGTGTGGGCATGGATAAGCTAGCTATGAAAATGGTCTTTGAGCAGGCGGGGTTGCCCCAGGTTAATTACATGGGAGTAGAGCGGGGAGAAATTTGGTCTAATCCCTGTGTCTTTCCGGCCCTATGCGACAAAATCGAAGCCCAGGTGGGCTATCCCTGTTTTGTTAAGCCAGCTAATTTGGGTTCCTCCGTCGGCATTGCCAAAGTACGCAATCGGAGCGAATTGGAGGTGGCCTTGGATAACGCCGCCAGTTACGATCGCCGCATCATTGTGGAAGCAGGTTTAATGGATATCCGGGAAGTGGAATGTGCGGTGTTGGGTAATGACAATCCCCAAGCTTCCGTGGTGGGGGAAATCACCTATGACAGCGACTTTTACGACTACGAAACCAAATATACCGATGGCCGCTCCCAAATGCATATTCCCGCCGATTTGCCCGCAGAGGTAGTGAGTAAAATTCAGACCATGGCCATCCAGGCCTTTAAAGCCATTGACGCCGCCGGTTTGGGAAGGTTGGACTTTTTTTATCAACCGGCCACAGGGCACATTGTAATCAACGAAATTAATACCCTGCCCGGTTTTACCGCTTTTAGTATGTATCCCGAACTATGGCGAGCTTCTGGGGTAGAATTTCCTAGCTTAGTGGATCGATTATTGCAGTTGGCGGTGGCATACCATGGCCAGCCTAGTCAGTAA
- a CDS encoding PP2C family serine/threonine-protein phosphatase codes for MTEVNLSVVSRSSTGQTDPGLVRQYNQDSFYLDPEGRFYIVADGMGGHAGGEEASRIAVERVRDYLDTYWRSEITSEQLLRDALMDANEGILEDQKINLERRDMGTTAVLIAFRDDGAWRAHVGDSRLYRLRNQQLERVTEDHTWVARALKMGDIDPAQAKVHPWRHVLFQCLGRQDLNFIEVEALDAQPGDTFMMCSDGLTEEVPDNLIEKILTGQGNCDDQAAQLIEEAKNAGGSDNITIVLVDLAEDTPAS; via the coding sequence GTGACAGAAGTGAATTTATCAGTTGTTAGTCGTAGTTCCACGGGGCAAACGGATCCCGGTCTAGTTCGCCAGTACAATCAAGATAGTTTTTACCTTGATCCCGAGGGACGGTTCTACATTGTGGCCGATGGTATGGGGGGACATGCGGGCGGAGAAGAGGCCAGTCGCATTGCGGTGGAAAGGGTGCGGGATTACTTAGACACCTATTGGCGCTCGGAGATTACCTCGGAACAGTTGCTCAGAGATGCCCTGATGGATGCTAACGAGGGTATTCTCGAAGACCAAAAAATTAATCTAGAACGGCGGGATATGGGCACCACCGCAGTATTAATTGCCTTTCGGGACGATGGCGCCTGGCGGGCCCATGTAGGGGATTCTCGCCTGTATCGTTTGCGGAATCAGCAATTAGAGCGGGTTACGGAGGACCATACCTGGGTGGCCAGGGCCTTGAAAATGGGGGATATTGACCCGGCCCAGGCTAAAGTCCATCCTTGGCGTCATGTGCTGTTTCAATGTTTGGGGCGGCAGGATTTGAATTTTATCGAGGTGGAAGCTCTAGATGCCCAACCGGGAGACACTTTTATGATGTGTAGCGACGGCTTGACGGAGGAGGTGCCCGATAATCTAATTGAAAAAATCCTCACTGGTCAGGGGAATTGTGATGACCAGGCCGCCCAATTAATTGAAGAAGCCAAAAATGCCGGTGGCTCAGACAATATCACCATAGTGCTAGTGGATTTGGCTGAGGATACCCCGGCAAGTTAA
- a CDS encoding LysR family transcriptional regulator yields the protein MDKLESIYAFTQVVRQGSFAAAARKMNLGRSAVNKMVIALENELKVQLLHRSTRKVTPTPTGVAFYEKSVQILADLEEAELSVSQLHGEPKGLLRINAPMTFGTMYVAPLVAKFMALHSQVEVQLTLEDRFVDAIAEGYDLLIRIAQPVASASLISQPLFQTKLLLCASPEYLAHWGTPKTPGDLQQHNCLLYGYFRGSHWQLLSQGGEETISVSGSFCSNNGEALAIAVAQGLGIALLPQFIVQPYLAAGKMQVILPDYCLRELTVSLVYPVNRHLATKVKLLTEFLQDHYRK from the coding sequence ATGGACAAACTTGAAAGTATTTATGCTTTTACCCAGGTGGTGCGGCAGGGCAGTTTTGCGGCGGCGGCGAGGAAAATGAATTTGGGGCGATCGGCGGTGAATAAGATGGTAATTGCCCTAGAAAATGAGCTTAAAGTACAGCTTCTCCACCGCAGTACTCGCAAGGTTACTCCCACGCCGACCGGGGTCGCCTTTTATGAAAAATCGGTGCAAATTTTGGCAGATTTGGAGGAAGCGGAGTTGTCCGTGTCCCAACTTCATGGGGAACCGAAGGGTCTGTTGCGAATTAATGCGCCCATGACCTTTGGCACCATGTACGTGGCACCGCTGGTGGCGAAGTTTATGGCTTTGCATTCACAAGTGGAAGTGCAGTTAACTCTGGAGGATCGATTTGTGGATGCGATCGCCGAGGGGTACGACCTCTTAATTCGCATTGCCCAACCGGTGGCATCCGCCAGCTTAATTTCCCAGCCCTTGTTCCAGACTAAGTTACTGCTATGTGCTTCGCCGGAATATTTGGCTCACTGGGGCACCCCTAAAACTCCAGGGGATTTACAGCAGCATAATTGCCTGCTCTATGGCTATTTCAGGGGCAGTCATTGGCAGTTGCTCAGTCAAGGCGGGGAAGAAACTATATCGGTCTCCGGTAGTTTTTGCTCAAATAATGGGGAGGCTTTGGCGATCGCCGTGGCCCAGGGTTTGGGCATTGCGCTGTTGCCCCAGTTTATTGTCCAACCCTATTTGGCGGCAGGAAAAATGCAGGTCATCTTGCCGGACTATTGCCTACGGGAATTAACTGTTTCCCTGGTTTATCCGGTTAACCGCCACCTGGCCACCAAAGTTAAACTCTTGACTGAGTTTCTCCAAGACCATTACCGCAAATAA
- the clpS gene encoding ATP-dependent Clp protease adapter ClpS, translated as MISNAATSTPDRLTSTVRKTYPNFKVIVLNDDFNTFQHVSDCLIKYIPGMTGDRAWELTNQVHFDGLAVVWVGPQEQAELYHQQLRREGLTMAPLEKA; from the coding sequence GTGATTAGCAACGCCGCCACCAGCACCCCCGATCGCCTAACTAGCACAGTCCGCAAAACCTATCCCAACTTTAAGGTAATTGTCCTCAACGACGATTTCAACACTTTCCAGCACGTGTCTGATTGTTTGATCAAATATATTCCCGGCATGACTGGCGATCGGGCTTGGGAATTGACCAATCAAGTACACTTCGATGGTTTAGCTGTGGTGTGGGTGGGACCCCAGGAACAGGCGGAACTGTACCATCAACAATTACGACGGGAAGGTTTGACCATGGCTCCCCTAGAAAAAGCCTGA
- a CDS encoding CDGSH iron-sulfur domain-containing protein: MTEPTVAETKPMVMELEAGDYYWCACGNSTNQPFCDGKHKGTGFTPKKFTLEESQKVALCLCKHTDNPPYCDGAHAKL, encoded by the coding sequence ATGACTGAACCAACAGTTGCCGAGACAAAACCCATGGTTATGGAGCTTGAAGCCGGAGACTATTATTGGTGTGCCTGCGGCAATTCCACCAACCAACCTTTCTGTGATGGCAAGCATAAAGGTACAGGTTTTACTCCGAAAAAGTTTACCCTGGAGGAATCCCAAAAAGTTGCCCTCTGCCTTTGTAAACACACAGACAATCCCCCCTACTGTGATGGTGCCCACGCCAAACTTTAA
- a CDS encoding pirin family protein: MITLRPSEARGRGKLDWLDSYFSFSFSHYYDPAHINFSNLRVINEDYIAPGKGFATHGHQDMEIITYVLEGELKHQDSIGNGSIIRPGDVQRMSAGTGILHSEFNPSPDQPVHLLQIWITPNRLGVEPSYEQKFFSTEDKQGKLRLVASPDGRDGSVTIHQDAHIYASVLEQGKTVSYSLSNRRAWLQIIRGNLTLNGKTLKTGDGAGINEEQAITCTGQGEATEFLLFDLP; the protein is encoded by the coding sequence ATGATCACACTCCGCCCCTCCGAAGCCCGGGGCCGTGGCAAGCTCGACTGGCTAGATAGTTATTTCAGCTTTTCCTTTTCCCATTACTATGACCCTGCCCACATAAATTTCTCCAACCTGCGGGTCATTAACGAAGACTACATTGCCCCTGGCAAGGGTTTTGCCACCCATGGCCATCAAGACATGGAAATTATCACCTATGTCTTGGAAGGGGAACTAAAACACCAGGACAGCATTGGCAATGGTTCAATTATCCGTCCTGGGGATGTGCAGCGCATGAGTGCCGGCACCGGCATCCTCCATAGCGAATTTAATCCCTCCCCCGACCAGCCTGTTCACCTGTTGCAAATTTGGATCACTCCCAACCGATTGGGGGTGGAACCCAGTTATGAGCAAAAGTTTTTCTCCACTGAGGACAAACAGGGCAAATTACGGCTAGTGGCATCCCCCGATGGTCGAGATGGTTCCGTTACCATCCACCAAGATGCTCACATTTATGCCTCCGTCCTGGAACAGGGAAAAACGGTTAGTTACAGCCTATCTAACCGTCGAGCTTGGCTACAGATTATCCGAGGCAATCTGACATTGAATGGAAAAACCCTGAAAACCGGAGACGGAGCAGGCATTAACGAAGAGCAAGCCATCACCTGTACCGGCCAGGGGGAAGCAACGGAATTTCTACTATTTGACCTACCTTAG